Proteins found in one Bacillus subtilis subsp. subtilis str. 168 genomic segment:
- the ypbD gene encoding conserved membrane protein of unknown function (Evidence 4: Unknown function but conserved in other organisms; PubMedId: 15849754, 16850406) has product MTQLLIIFAAAAAGLFFFEDVRDVLKLWDIRDMRIIWYGVSIAVIVILADMAVMKWFPSHLYDDGGINKKIFSKRSIPHIIFLTLLIAFAEEMLFRGVLQTHIGLWTASLIFAALHFRYLSKWLLFIMVTAISFLLGLMYEWTGNLFVPMTAHFIIDAVFACQIRFEHVRRDKHDEHVESREKKSPESL; this is encoded by the coding sequence TTGACGCAGCTACTCATCATCTTTGCCGCTGCTGCAGCAGGACTGTTCTTTTTTGAGGATGTACGGGACGTATTAAAGCTCTGGGACATTCGCGATATGCGAATCATCTGGTATGGTGTTTCTATAGCTGTTATTGTTATTTTAGCCGATATGGCAGTAATGAAATGGTTTCCGTCTCATTTATATGATGACGGCGGAATCAATAAAAAAATATTCAGTAAGAGGTCAATCCCTCATATTATATTTTTAACGCTTCTGATTGCTTTCGCGGAAGAAATGTTATTCAGAGGAGTGCTGCAGACTCATATCGGTTTATGGACGGCCAGCCTTATATTTGCCGCTCTGCACTTTCGGTATTTGTCAAAATGGCTGTTATTTATTATGGTGACAGCAATCAGCTTTTTGCTCGGTCTGATGTATGAATGGACCGGCAACTTATTTGTTCCGATGACGGCGCATTTTATCATTGATGCCGTGTTTGCCTGTCAGATTCGTTTTGAACATGTGAGGAGGGATAAACATGACGAACATGTCGAGAGTAGAGAGAAGAAAAGCCCAGAATCTTTATGA
- the recS gene encoding ATP-dependent DNA helicase (Evidence 1a: Function from experimental evidences in the studied strain; PubMedId: 16385024, 25246477, 26001966, 28527403; Product type e: enzyme), translated as MTKLQQTLYQFFGFTSFKKGQQDIIESILSGKDTIAMLPTGGGKSLCYQLPGYMLDGMVLIVSPLLSLMEDQVQQLKARGEKRAAALNSMLNRQERQFVLEHIHRYKFLYLSPEALQSPYVLEKLKSVPISLFVIDEAHCISEWGHDFRPDYSKLGQLRKKLGHPPVLALTATATKETLQDVMNLLELQHAVRHLNSVNRPNIALRVENAADTAEKIDRVIQLVENLQGPGIVYCPTRKWAKELAGEIKSKTSSRADFYHGGLESGDRILIQQQFIHNQLDVICCTNAFGMGVDKPDIRYVIHFHLPQTAEAFMQEIGRAGRDGKPSVSILLRAPGDFELQEQIIQMESVTAEEIADVIRVLEKTEERDERRLRDVLLQYGVGETQARMMIHLFMQGKTSVELMKKEISYRMELKLEKMHRVSFLLQRDGCLRQALLTYFDESYEPDDGNLPCCSHCGFDLSLYEQKGERSKMAPLDSWSSELHRIFSLQTVGELN; from the coding sequence ATGACTAAATTACAGCAAACGTTATATCAGTTTTTTGGTTTTACTTCCTTTAAAAAAGGGCAGCAGGACATTATTGAAAGCATACTCAGCGGGAAGGATACCATTGCAATGCTCCCGACTGGGGGAGGGAAATCGCTTTGCTACCAGCTGCCTGGTTATATGCTTGATGGCATGGTATTAATCGTTTCTCCACTGCTTTCTTTAATGGAGGATCAGGTGCAGCAGCTCAAAGCCCGGGGGGAAAAGCGTGCTGCAGCTTTGAACAGCATGCTTAACAGGCAGGAAAGACAATTTGTTTTAGAACATATTCATCGATATAAATTTTTGTACTTGTCTCCTGAAGCTTTACAGTCTCCATATGTATTGGAAAAATTGAAAAGCGTTCCGATTAGCCTATTTGTTATTGACGAAGCGCATTGTATTTCTGAATGGGGACACGACTTCAGGCCTGATTATTCAAAGCTCGGACAGCTGAGAAAAAAACTTGGACACCCACCCGTTCTGGCATTGACCGCCACGGCTACAAAGGAAACGCTGCAAGATGTCATGAACCTGCTGGAGCTGCAGCATGCTGTACGCCATCTCAACTCAGTCAACCGCCCAAACATCGCACTGAGGGTTGAAAATGCGGCGGATACTGCCGAAAAAATAGATAGGGTCATTCAGCTGGTTGAAAACCTGCAAGGTCCGGGAATTGTTTATTGTCCAACACGGAAATGGGCTAAGGAATTAGCGGGTGAAATTAAAAGCAAAACGAGCAGCAGAGCCGACTTTTACCATGGCGGTTTGGAGTCAGGGGACAGGATTTTAATTCAGCAGCAGTTTATTCATAACCAGCTTGATGTGATATGTTGTACGAATGCGTTTGGAATGGGTGTCGATAAACCTGATATCAGATATGTGATTCATTTTCATCTCCCGCAGACGGCAGAAGCTTTTATGCAGGAAATCGGCAGAGCGGGACGCGACGGAAAGCCGAGTGTCAGCATTTTGCTGCGGGCGCCAGGGGATTTTGAATTGCAGGAACAAATTATCCAGATGGAGAGTGTCACAGCTGAAGAAATCGCCGACGTAATCCGTGTGCTAGAGAAGACGGAGGAGCGGGATGAGAGAAGGCTGCGTGACGTATTACTTCAGTATGGCGTCGGAGAGACACAGGCCCGTATGATGATTCATCTCTTTATGCAGGGAAAAACATCAGTTGAACTGATGAAGAAAGAAATTTCATATCGCATGGAGCTGAAGCTGGAAAAAATGCACCGTGTATCATTTTTGCTTCAGCGTGACGGCTGTTTAAGGCAGGCACTGTTAACCTACTTTGATGAATCATACGAGCCTGATGACGGAAACCTCCCGTGCTGTTCACATTGCGGTTTTGATTTATCCTTGTATGAACAAAAAGGGGAACGGAGTAAAATGGCGCCATTAGACAGCTGGAGTTCGGAATTGCACCGGATATTCAGCTTGCAGACTGTAGGTGAGCTGAACTGA
- the gmmB gene encoding subunit of the platform for genome maintenance machinery (Evidence 1a: Function from experimental evidences in the studied strain; PubMedId: 21170359; Product type f: factor) codes for MSLNYFDIMVLDCLCKINGERSGSAVFHLFKGKRSSQTIQDAGLFQTAKYFGMAAKCSRSDISASLDKLEKHSYLAPMSESDTYKVTASGAAVLRHALSERPWPVHCHGAHYQQAAGVLWKRLSLLVQVLSHKQQGSRQYIPVTKDHKTLHWVKKYLSRHTDHIEMAKSLFAMLEAHLKKIENKAAQIFVYSLTSHHRIGYTSRQLADTLKEDEWYVYIMFWASVHYFIHSLPECEDALLKDLLSDVHLDNALTESTRKTWQMVKQGFPIQRIAEIRKLKTATIEDHIVEISLHEPAFMINDYVSAEDQLQIAEFAKRMRTNKIKQIRDGLEQRFSYFQIRLALTKQVQQYD; via the coding sequence TTGTCATTAAATTACTTCGATATTATGGTTCTCGATTGTCTTTGCAAAATAAACGGGGAACGGTCGGGAAGCGCTGTTTTTCACCTATTCAAAGGCAAGAGATCGTCACAGACCATTCAAGATGCCGGCTTATTTCAGACTGCAAAATACTTTGGAATGGCGGCAAAATGTTCGAGAAGCGATATTTCTGCGTCGCTTGACAAGCTTGAAAAGCATTCATATCTCGCGCCAATGTCTGAATCAGATACATACAAAGTGACAGCCAGCGGCGCAGCAGTTTTGAGACATGCCCTTAGCGAGCGGCCTTGGCCCGTTCATTGTCACGGCGCTCATTATCAGCAGGCTGCCGGCGTGCTTTGGAAAAGGCTTTCGCTGCTTGTGCAGGTCCTATCCCATAAACAGCAAGGGAGCAGGCAGTATATCCCTGTCACAAAGGATCATAAGACACTTCACTGGGTAAAGAAATACCTGTCCCGGCATACGGATCATATAGAGATGGCAAAAAGCCTTTTTGCCATGCTTGAGGCGCATTTGAAAAAGATTGAAAACAAAGCAGCGCAAATTTTTGTCTACTCCTTAACCTCGCACCATCGGATCGGTTATACGAGCAGGCAGCTTGCTGATACGCTGAAAGAAGACGAATGGTATGTCTATATCATGTTTTGGGCTTCGGTACATTATTTTATTCATTCTCTTCCGGAGTGTGAAGATGCTTTGTTAAAGGATCTCCTTTCTGATGTGCACTTAGATAATGCCCTGACAGAGTCGACGAGGAAAACATGGCAGATGGTCAAACAAGGGTTTCCGATACAGCGAATTGCTGAAATCAGAAAGCTGAAAACAGCGACGATTGAAGACCACATTGTCGAGATTTCTCTCCATGAGCCTGCGTTTATGATTAATGACTATGTATCAGCAGAAGACCAGCTTCAAATCGCAGAGTTTGCCAAACGGATGCGGACGAATAAAATCAAACAAATTCGCGACGGGCTGGAACAGCGGTTCAGCTACTTTCAAATCAGACTGGCATTGACAAAGCAGGTGCAGCAATATGACTAA
- the fer gene encoding ferredoxin (Evidence 1a: Function from experimental evidences in the studied strain; PubMedId: 12538057, 21665975; Product type c: carrier), which yields MAKYTIVDKDTCIACGACGAAAPDIYDYDDEGIAFVTLDENKGVVEVPEVLEEDMIDAFEGCPTDSIKVADEPFEGDPLKFE from the coding sequence ATGGCAAAGTACACAATCGTAGACAAAGATACATGTATTGCATGCGGCGCTTGCGGAGCTGCTGCACCAGACATTTACGATTACGATGATGAAGGCATCGCGTTCGTAACGCTTGATGAAAACAAAGGTGTTGTCGAAGTTCCTGAGGTACTGGAAGAAGATATGATTGACGCATTTGAAGGATGCCCTACTGATTCCATCAAAGTGGCGGATGAGCCATTTGAAGGCGACCCGCTTAAATTTGAATAG
- the fmnP gene encoding FMN permease (Evidence 1a: Function from experimental evidences in the studied strain; PubMedId: 12456892, 15849754, 16850406, 17693491, 25438558; Product type t : transporter), with protein sequence MKVKKLVVVSMLSSIAFVLMLLNFPFPGLPDYLKIDFSDVPAIIAILIYGPLAGIAVEAIKNVLQYIIQGSMAGVPVGQVANFIAGTLFILPTAFLFKKLNSAKGLAVSLLLGTAAMTILMSILNYVLILPAYTWFLHSPALSDSALKTAVVAGILPFNMIKGIVITVVFSLIFIKLKPWIEQQRSAHIH encoded by the coding sequence GTGAAAGTAAAAAAATTAGTTGTGGTCAGCATGCTGAGCAGCATTGCATTTGTTTTGATGCTGTTAAATTTCCCGTTTCCGGGTCTTCCGGATTATTTAAAAATCGATTTTAGCGACGTTCCCGCAATTATTGCCATTCTGATTTACGGACCTTTGGCGGGTATTGCCGTAGAAGCGATAAAAAATGTTCTTCAGTATATCATTCAGGGAAGCATGGCCGGAGTTCCTGTAGGGCAAGTTGCGAATTTTATTGCAGGAACACTCTTTATATTACCGACTGCTTTCTTATTTAAAAAACTCAACTCAGCAAAGGGCTTGGCTGTCAGCCTGCTTTTGGGAACTGCAGCGATGACCATTTTAATGAGTATTTTAAATTATGTTCTGATTCTTCCGGCATACACGTGGTTTTTACATTCACCGGCATTATCCGACAGCGCGCTAAAAACAGCAGTCGTCGCAGGTATCCTGCCGTTTAACATGATAAAAGGTATTGTAATTACGGTTGTATTCTCACTAATTTTTATCAAGCTTAAGCCATGGATTGAGCAGCAGCGAAGTGCACATATCCATTAA
- the serA gene encoding 3-phosphoglycerate dehydrogenase (Evidence 1a: Function from experimental evidences in the studied strain; PubMedId: 168067, 11390694, 17611193, 4337849, 21749987, 22938038, 28827360; Product type e: enzyme), with protein MFRVLVSDKMSNDGLQPLIESDFIEIVQKNVADAEDELHTFDALLVRSATKVTEDLFNKMTSLKIVGRAGVGVDNIDIDEATKHGVIVINAPNGNTISTAEHTFAMISSLMRHIPQANISVKSREWNRTAYVGSELYGKTLGIVGLGRIGSEIAQRARAFGMTVHVFDPFLTEERAKKIGVNSRTFEEVLESADIITVHTPLTKETKGLLNKETIAKTKKGVRLINCARGGIIDEAALLEALENGHVAGAALDVFEVEPPVDNKLVDHPLVIATPHLGASTKEAQLNVAAQVSEEVLQFAKGLPVMSAINLPAMTKDEFAKIKPYHQIAGKIGSLVSQCMKEPVQDVAIQYEGTIAKLETSFITKALLSGFLKPRVDSTVNEVNAGGVAKERGISFSEKISSSESGYDNCISVKVTGDRSTFTVTATYIPHFGERIVEINGFNIDFYPTGHLVYIQHQDTTGVIGRVGRILGDNDINIATMQVGRKEKGGEAIMMLSFDRHLEDKIVKELTNVPDIVSVKLIDLP; from the coding sequence ATGTTTCGAGTATTGGTCTCAGACAAAATGAGCAACGACGGTTTACAGCCACTTATTGAATCAGACTTTATTGAAATCGTTCAAAAAAACGTAGCAGATGCAGAAGATGAATTACATACTTTTGATGCTCTTTTGGTGCGAAGCGCGACAAAAGTAACAGAAGACCTTTTCAACAAAATGACTTCTTTAAAAATTGTCGGAAGAGCCGGTGTCGGTGTCGATAATATCGATATTGATGAGGCTACGAAACACGGGGTAATCGTGATCAATGCTCCGAACGGCAACACCATTTCGACAGCTGAGCATACATTTGCAATGATCTCTTCTTTAATGAGACACATTCCGCAGGCTAATATCTCAGTGAAATCCAGAGAGTGGAACCGCACAGCTTATGTCGGTTCAGAGCTTTATGGAAAAACGCTTGGTATTGTAGGATTAGGCCGAATCGGAAGTGAAATTGCACAGCGTGCGAGAGCGTTCGGTATGACTGTGCACGTTTTTGATCCTTTCTTAACGGAAGAAAGAGCGAAAAAAATCGGCGTAAACAGCCGTACATTTGAAGAAGTGCTTGAAAGTGCGGATATCATTACCGTTCACACGCCTTTAACAAAAGAAACAAAAGGCTTATTGAATAAAGAAACGATTGCAAAAACGAAAAAAGGCGTTCGCTTAATTAACTGTGCGCGAGGCGGAATTATCGATGAAGCAGCACTTCTCGAAGCTTTGGAAAACGGGCATGTTGCGGGAGCAGCGCTTGACGTTTTCGAAGTCGAACCGCCAGTTGACAACAAACTTGTTGATCATCCATTAGTCATTGCCACTCCTCACTTGGGAGCATCAACGAAAGAAGCACAGCTCAATGTCGCCGCCCAAGTGTCAGAAGAAGTTCTGCAGTTCGCAAAAGGCCTGCCTGTCATGTCAGCTATCAACCTGCCTGCCATGACAAAAGATGAATTTGCTAAAATTAAGCCTTACCATCAAATTGCAGGAAAAATTGGCAGCCTTGTATCACAGTGCATGAAAGAACCAGTACAGGATGTTGCCATTCAATATGAAGGCACAATTGCTAAACTTGAAACATCGTTCATTACAAAAGCCCTTCTGTCAGGCTTTTTAAAACCGCGCGTAGACTCTACTGTTAATGAGGTCAATGCCGGGGGTGTCGCAAAAGAACGCGGCATTAGCTTCAGTGAAAAAATTTCCTCTTCTGAATCTGGATACGATAACTGCATCAGCGTAAAAGTGACAGGAGACCGCAGCACCTTTACTGTAACGGCTACGTATATTCCTCATTTCGGAGAACGAATTGTCGAGATCAATGGATTTAATATTGATTTTTATCCGACTGGTCACTTGGTGTATATCCAGCATCAAGATACAACAGGTGTCATCGGCCGAGTAGGACGTATTCTCGGAGATAATGATATTAACATTGCAACTATGCAGGTTGGCCGTAAGGAAAAAGGCGGAGAAGCCATCATGATGCTTTCCTTTGACAGACATCTGGAAGATAAAATTGTGAAAGAACTAACAAATGTCCCTGATATTGTGTCTGTGAAGCTCATTGATCTGCCATAA
- the aroC gene encoding 3-dehydroquinate dehydratase (Evidence 1a: Function from experimental evidences in the studied strain; PubMedId: 6442253; Product type e : enzyme) — translation MNVLTIKGVSIGEGMPKIIIPLMGKTEKQILNEAEAVKLLNPDIVEWRVDVFEKANDREAVTKLISKLRKSLEDKLFLFTFRTHKEGGSMEMDESSYLALLESAIQTKDIDLIDIELFSGDANVKALVSLAEENNVYVVMSNHDFEKTPVKDEIISRLRKMQDLGAHIPKMAVMPNDTGDLLTLLDATYTMKTIYADRPIITMSMAATGLISRLSGEVFGSACTFGAGEEASAPGQIPVSELRSVLDILHKNTRG, via the coding sequence GTGAACGTGTTAACGATTAAAGGAGTTTCCATCGGGGAAGGGATGCCGAAAATCATCATTCCGCTGATGGGAAAGACGGAAAAACAAATTCTGAATGAAGCAGAGGCAGTAAAATTACTGAATCCGGACATTGTTGAATGGAGAGTCGACGTATTTGAAAAAGCGAATGACAGAGAAGCGGTCACAAAGCTCATTTCTAAGCTTCGTAAATCTTTAGAAGACAAGCTATTTCTATTTACATTCAGAACCCACAAAGAGGGCGGGAGCATGGAGATGGACGAAAGCTCCTATCTTGCTTTGCTGGAATCGGCAATCCAAACAAAAGACATCGATCTGATAGACATCGAATTATTTTCAGGAGATGCAAATGTAAAAGCGTTAGTATCGCTGGCGGAAGAAAACAACGTCTATGTGGTGATGTCAAATCACGACTTTGAAAAAACACCTGTAAAAGATGAAATTATTTCCAGACTTCGAAAAATGCAGGACTTAGGCGCGCATATTCCAAAAATGGCTGTCATGCCGAATGATACTGGAGATCTCCTAACACTGCTTGATGCGACGTATACAATGAAAACAATATATGCAGACCGCCCCATTATTACAATGTCAATGGCTGCAACAGGGCTCATCAGCAGGCTGAGCGGTGAGGTTTTTGGATCGGCTTGTACTTTTGGAGCTGGAGAAGAGGCGTCCGCACCAGGCCAAATTCCTGTTTCTGAGCTAAGGAGTGTCTTAGATATTTTGCATAAAAACACACGGGGATAG
- the rsiX gene encoding negative regulator of sigma(X) activity (Evidence 1a: Function from experimental evidences in the studied strain; PubMedId: 9139908, 9393439, 10712692, 14762009, 16306698; Product type r: regulator), whose amino-acid sequence MMKSEWNEEQIKELLSQLPAVKDHRSPQDIYKRLTMAKRKNKPAVRWIGPACAAAIAVYIAFIISPHFFDQAQPQQKEASQENAVTKTETEDSPKAASSLDQTSFVVPEKEQDNYITVAVADADTSAIIPVSIQKTNADQTIQDMLFESSELGILDHAITIPTFIDEVEIKEKPKQKELSIRVHQPATAFSIKDDTLLKKLLKESLKWSPYEKVKFLSDQNETGVRIGSYGTFTEISIPKQSKRSYYLYQNKQGQDFLVPSNHSFDTVKEAIKEMESSSQEDTTPLIQAGAVQSVTKKQKHLYIRFSKESEVDDSIAGILMIEGLLLTAKEFGFTEVTFTETRTKKIGKYDISDAIPVPAAPNPISLN is encoded by the coding sequence ATGATGAAGTCAGAATGGAACGAAGAACAGATAAAGGAGTTGTTAAGTCAACTTCCGGCAGTTAAAGACCATCGTTCGCCTCAGGATATTTACAAGCGGCTGACGATGGCAAAGCGTAAAAATAAGCCCGCTGTCAGGTGGATTGGCCCCGCGTGTGCCGCTGCAATTGCGGTTTATATCGCCTTCATTATTTCTCCTCATTTCTTTGATCAGGCACAGCCTCAACAAAAAGAAGCGTCCCAAGAGAACGCAGTAACGAAAACTGAGACAGAAGACAGCCCAAAAGCTGCATCGTCCTTGGATCAGACATCGTTTGTCGTTCCTGAAAAGGAACAAGACAATTACATCACTGTAGCGGTTGCTGATGCCGATACATCTGCAATCATACCCGTCAGCATTCAAAAAACAAATGCAGACCAAACGATCCAGGATATGCTGTTTGAAAGTAGTGAATTGGGCATCCTTGATCATGCCATTACAATTCCAACCTTCATAGATGAAGTAGAAATAAAGGAAAAACCAAAGCAGAAGGAATTAAGTATACGAGTCCATCAGCCAGCTACGGCATTTTCTATAAAAGATGATACACTGTTAAAAAAATTGCTTAAAGAATCCTTAAAATGGAGTCCTTATGAAAAAGTCAAATTTTTATCGGATCAAAATGAGACTGGGGTTCGGATTGGCTCATATGGCACTTTTACGGAAATTTCGATTCCCAAACAGTCAAAACGATCCTACTACTTGTACCAAAATAAACAAGGACAAGACTTTCTCGTTCCGTCAAATCATTCTTTTGATACAGTAAAAGAAGCGATTAAGGAAATGGAATCGAGCAGCCAAGAAGATACGACACCTCTTATTCAAGCGGGTGCTGTCCAATCTGTAACGAAGAAACAGAAACACTTATATATCCGCTTTTCAAAGGAGTCAGAAGTTGATGATTCTATTGCCGGTATTTTAATGATTGAGGGACTACTTTTGACTGCAAAAGAGTTTGGCTTCACAGAAGTGACCTTTACGGAAACCAGAACGAAAAAAATCGGCAAATATGACATATCAGATGCAATTCCGGTGCCAGCTGCTCCAAATCCGATTTCCTTAAACTAA
- the sigX gene encoding RNA polymerase ECF(extracytoplasmic function)-type sigma factor sigma(X) (Evidence 1a: Function from experimental evidences in the studied strain; PubMedId: 9636707, 11222589, 12399481, 14762009, 19767430, 27965645; Product type r : regulator), protein MEETFQLLYDTYHQDLYQFLFYMVKDKNQTEDLLQEVYIRVLNSYHTFEGRSSEKTWLLSIARHVAIDWFRKQQTIRQRILGTFDWDTQDVRDQQLLPDELAVQHENVREIYAALDQCTIDQRAVIILRFIQGYSIQETAKALRFSESKVKTTQHRGLKVLRKHMELLREELMDDEVRMERRTDKGVVKSTSGS, encoded by the coding sequence ATGGAAGAAACCTTTCAATTATTATATGATACATATCATCAAGATTTGTACCAATTTTTATTTTATATGGTAAAGGATAAAAACCAGACAGAAGACCTTCTTCAAGAGGTTTATATCCGGGTATTAAATTCTTATCATACGTTTGAAGGAAGAAGCAGTGAAAAAACATGGCTTTTGTCTATCGCACGCCATGTTGCGATAGACTGGTTCCGTAAACAGCAAACAATCAGACAGCGTATACTCGGTACATTTGACTGGGATACACAGGATGTCAGGGATCAGCAATTGCTGCCGGACGAACTTGCGGTTCAACATGAAAATGTCCGGGAAATTTATGCTGCGCTTGATCAATGTACAATCGATCAAAGAGCTGTGATTATCTTGCGGTTTATTCAGGGATATTCAATACAGGAAACAGCCAAGGCTCTGCGCTTCTCGGAAAGCAAAGTAAAAACGACCCAACACAGAGGGCTCAAAGTACTTCGGAAACATATGGAGCTTTTGAGGGAGGAGCTAATGGATGATGAAGTCAGAATGGAACGAAGAACAGATAAAGGAGTTGTTAAGTCAACTTCCGGCAGTTAA